DNA from Acetobacter aceti NBRC 14818:
GACCGGGCGCGGTGCTCAGCCTTGTTGGACTGGGTATTTGCTTCGCCCTGCATCCGGCTCCCGGCAGCATCGGCAGCTTTGCTGTCCTCGCCTTCCTGCTGCTGTTCATGCTGTTCAACTCCGGCGGCATTCAAGTTGTCGGCTGGCTGACGGGGGCTGAAATGTTCCCACTCCCTATGCGTGGCGCTGCGACCAGCGCTCATGCGGCGGTCCTGTGGGGCAGCAATCTCGTTGTCACGGCCACCACGCTGGAACTGGTGCAGACCCTGACGCTCGGCGGCACCATGTGGTTCTATGCGGCCGTCAATCTTGTCAGCGTGATGTTCGTCTTCCTGCTGGTCCCTGAAACGGCAGGCGCTTCGCTTGAAGATATTGAGACGACTCTTCGTCAGGGCACTTTCCGTCCCCGGATTGGCCACAGCCCGAAGATCATCGACAATCTCTGATCTTTTCTTTCCGGCCTGAACCGAGGAAAAACAGAACCTTAGTTCTTCTCATGACGCTGCTCCGGCCAACCGCTGGAGCAGCGTTTTTTTTGGCTCTGTGGCATCAGCGTAACGCCTTTGACTGTATCGTTCATTTCGGACATTTTAGGTATTGTTATATTATAACATAACATCGTATGGAGGGCTGAAATCAGCCAGTACGGATGCTCAATGAATCGCCCTGTCCATCCCGTTACCTTTCTGCTCGTCGCCAGTCCGTTGCTGTTCTCCCGGCACGTGCTCACGCCTGCCCATGCCGCTGAGACAGGAACGACAACAGCTACGCCAGTAACAGCACACCCTTCAGCCAAAACAGAGCCGGTCAAAGCGGTGACGGCGACCCGTGACGAGCACATCATCGTCACGGCGCATCTGGACAAGCAACGCGCCAGCCTTCAGCCGTCAACGGGTGCGAGCGTCTACCACTTCACACGTGCGGATATCGAAAGAATCCCCGGCGGCGACAACGCGCCTCTGAACGCAGTTCTTCTGCAGGCTCCGGGTGTGGCGCAGGACAGTTATGGGCAGATCCATATTCGTGGTGATCATAACGAGGTGCAGTTCCGCCTTGATGGCATCGCACTTCCGGAAGGTCTAAGCGTCTTCGGGCAGACACTCATGACCCGTTTCGCGCACTCAATGTCCCTGACGACAGGTGCATTGCCCAGCGAATACGGCTTTCTGCAGGCGGGCGTGATCGATATCACAACCAAGAACGGCACGTCTGACAGTGGCGGCAATGCTTCCATTTATGGAGGTGCCCGTGATTATTTCTTCCCATCCCTCCAGTATGGTGGCCACAATGGGAAATGGGATTACTTCGCGACCGCAGACTTTGTGCATAATCGCGTCGGCATCGAAAATCCCACACCGGATTTCAACGCGATCCATGATCTGAGCAATCAGTATCACTTCCTTGGACATCTGCGTTACACGGCTGACGAAAACACACGTATCAGCTTCATCGCCGGTGTATCGAACGCCCAGTATGAGCTTCCGAACAATCCCGGCCAGCAGAGGCAGTTTGCCAATCCATCGTTTCTGAACAGCGCCCTTTCGCAGCAGGTTTACGGCAGCGTGGACAGTGCTTCCCTGCATGAGCAGCAGAAGGAAATCACTGATTTCGGAATGCTGTCCCTTCAGAAGGAAATGGGAAAAGTCAGCCTGCAGACTTCAGCGATCGCCCGGTACAGTTCTCTGGGATACTCGCCAGATCCGCTCGGTGATCTTGTCTATAACGGCATCGCCCAGCACGCCCAGCGCTCTGTCTTTTCGTCCGGCAATCAGACCGATCTTACATGGCGTGCAGCCCCGAAGCACACAGTCAGATTCGGTTTTCAGGCTTATGTAGAAAGAACCATTTCCAAGTCGGATGCCACTGTCTACACGCAGAGCGGCACAGATGAAGACGGCAATGCCGAATTCGATGGCCAGACACAGTCCATTCATGACGGCACAGGCCGCACTGGCTGGATCTACGGATTGTATGCGCAGGATGAATGGCGTCCTTTCAAGAACCTGACCATCAATTACGGTCTACGTTTTGACGGTGTGGATGAATACACACACTCCAAGCAGGTCAGCCCGCGTATCAATATTGTCTGGACGCCGTGGAGAGGCGGCACATTCCACGCCGGTTATTCCCGCTACTTCACGCCACCACCGTTTGAGCTGGTTGGTGGAACACAGCTGGATAAATACGCCAACACATCCGGTGCGCCACCGAATTTCCAGAACACGATGGTCAAGGCTGAGCGCGATCATTATTTCGACGCCGGTTTCGCACAGGAAATCCTGCCGCACTGGCACGCGTCTTTCGATGCCTATGTCAAACTGGCCCGCAACATGATCGATGAGGGACAGTTCGGCTCACCCATCATTCTGTCGGCGTTCAATTATAAGCGAGGTCAGGTCAACGGCTATGAGGTGACCACCGACTACTCACACGGTCCCTTCACTGTTTACGGCAACTTCTCATGGTCACGCGCCATTGGAAAAAACATCGTGTCCGCGCAGTGGAATATGTCGCCTGACGACCTCGCCTATATCAGCAATCACTGGGTCCATGTGGACCATGACCAGCGCTGGACGGCATCCGCCGGGGGGAGCTACACGGCATTCCGCAAGACCGGTCATCCTACACGCCTGTCCGCAACAATGGTTTATGGCAGTGGTCTTCGCGAAGATTCAGTGATCCCCAACGGCGCGTCCCTACCGCAGTATGTCACCTTCAACCTTGGCATTGTTCAGTCGTTCGACAACCTGTTCCATACGCCGTTCCTGAAACGGACCGAACTGCGTCTGGATGTGACCAACCTCTTCGATCGCCGCTACATGCTTCGCAGCGGCTCGGGCATCGGTGTCGGAGCGCCTCAGTACGGACTGAGACGAACGATCCTGACTGGTATTTCGCAGAGGTTCTGAAAAAGAAGAAAACAGGGCTCTGCCCTGCACCCGGAAGGGATCACAGATCCCTTCACCCATTCATTTTAACAAGTCGGGATCAAAGGGACTGTGTCCCTTTGTGGGGTTCGGGGC
Protein-coding regions in this window:
- a CDS encoding TonB-dependent receptor; this encodes MNRPVHPVTFLLVASPLLFSRHVLTPAHAAETGTTTATPVTAHPSAKTEPVKAVTATRDEHIIVTAHLDKQRASLQPSTGASVYHFTRADIERIPGGDNAPLNAVLLQAPGVAQDSYGQIHIRGDHNEVQFRLDGIALPEGLSVFGQTLMTRFAHSMSLTTGALPSEYGFLQAGVIDITTKNGTSDSGGNASIYGGARDYFFPSLQYGGHNGKWDYFATADFVHNRVGIENPTPDFNAIHDLSNQYHFLGHLRYTADENTRISFIAGVSNAQYELPNNPGQQRQFANPSFLNSALSQQVYGSVDSASLHEQQKEITDFGMLSLQKEMGKVSLQTSAIARYSSLGYSPDPLGDLVYNGIAQHAQRSVFSSGNQTDLTWRAAPKHTVRFGFQAYVERTISKSDATVYTQSGTDEDGNAEFDGQTQSIHDGTGRTGWIYGLYAQDEWRPFKNLTINYGLRFDGVDEYTHSKQVSPRINIVWTPWRGGTFHAGYSRYFTPPPFELVGGTQLDKYANTSGAPPNFQNTMVKAERDHYFDAGFAQEILPHWHASFDAYVKLARNMIDEGQFGSPIILSAFNYKRGQVNGYEVTTDYSHGPFTVYGNFSWSRAIGKNIVSAQWNMSPDDLAYISNHWVHVDHDQRWTASAGGSYTAFRKTGHPTRLSATMVYGSGLREDSVIPNGASLPQYVTFNLGIVQSFDNLFHTPFLKRTELRLDVTNLFDRRYMLRSGSGIGVGAPQYGLRRTILTGISQRF